In Gouania willdenowi chromosome 15, fGouWil2.1, whole genome shotgun sequence, one DNA window encodes the following:
- the gdf10a gene encoding growth/differentiation factor 10, which produces MALTHLLLLMVNFFLCSTANSSFFRSSSGQLTDDLNVDVVYQHMHRLYEKYNQEKRLKEGNTVRSFRTSQNADEHRMVYWLNLTTLQDSEVILSATFHFLLDKQPHQKPWFCKRFKSPSCHPAAIYHSKFVRLILRSAGSEVKSGSLGSFLGNVTYHPHRREVWQMKDVSQVIKEAQHKGHLLVSVELDFGTQYQNNPGVTHSASSMPYLLLYANDKALGEPNSVVPSLQRYDPLYEGQVHTPTLSPELKGRARREANLPAETILNNELPEVDFKPDGYRKDDLWESTWYLTIKPKPKSDKKEKKRKNQEEDEQEAGREVHGHHVHREAERDSQRHKTDDLTMRKLQRDIQKLTIGDRRTPEGRKEGREGKKNKGSDGAQSPVLNFDEQTMRRARRRQWSSAPHRGCSRRNLRVDFADIGWSEWVIAPKAFDAYYCAGICGFPMPKVARPSNHATIQSIVRAVGIIPGVPEPCCVPEKMRPLAVLYQDESMNPVLKIYPNMSVQSCSCR; this is translated from the exons ATGGCATTAACGCACCTGCTTCTGTTGATGGTAAACTTTTTCTTGTGTTCGACCGCGAATAGCAGTTTTTTCCGGTCCTCGTCAGGTCAGTTAACTGATGACCTTAATGTGGACGTGGTCTATCAACACATGCACAGGCTGTACGAGAAATACAACCAGGAAAAGCGACTTAAAGAGGGAAACACTGTCAGGAGTTTCAGAACCAGTCAAA ACGCCGATGAACACAGGATGGTGTACTGGCTCAACCTGACCACCCTCCAGGACTCAGAAGTCATCCTGTCCGCCACGTTCCACTTCCTGCTCGACAAGCAGCCACATCAAAAACCCTGGTTCTGCAAACGCTTCAAGAGCCCATCCTGTCATCCTGCAGCCATCTACCATTCAAAGTTTGTTCGTCTCATCCTTCGCTCCGCGGGGTCGGAGGTCAAATCTGGGTCATTGGGGTCGTTTCTAGGCAACGTGACCTACCACCCCCACAGGAGAGAGGTGTGGCAGATGAAAGATGTGTCCCAGGTCATAAAGGAGGCACAACACAAGGGTCATCTGTTGGTGTCAGTTGAGTTAGATTTTGGGACGCAGTACCAGAATAATCCAGGGGTGACGCACTCTGCCAGCAGCATGCCCTACCTCTTACTGTATGCTAATGACAAAGCATTAGGAGAGCCCAACAGTGTGGTACCAAGCCTACAGAGATATGACCCTCTCTATGAGGGACAAGTGCACACACCTACCTTGTCTCCAGAGTTAAAAGGAAGAGCGAGGAGGGAAGCAAACCTGCCCGCTGAAACCATTCTGAACAATGAGCTGCCTGAGGTTGACTTCAAGCCAGATGGATACAGGAAAGATGACCTATGGGAGAGCACTTGGTATTTAACAATCAAACCAAAGCCTAAATCAGacaagaaggagaaaaaaagaaagaaccagGAGGAGGATGAACAGGAGGCAGGTAGAGAAGTGCACGGACACCACGTTCATAGGGAAGCAGAACGAGATTCACAAAGGCACAAAACTGATGATTTAACCATGAGAAAACTACAAAGAGACATTCAAAAACTGACAATCGGTGACAGAAGAACCCCTGAGGGGAGGAAAGAGGGAAGGGAGGGGAAAAAGAACAAGGGGAGTGATGGCGCTCAGTCACCTGTTCTGAACTTTGATGAACAGACGATGCGTCGGGCCAGAAGGCGGCAGTGGAGCAGCGCGCCCCACAGAGGCTGCTCCAGGCGGAACCTCAGGGTGGATTTTGCAGATATTGGTTGGAGTGAGTGGGTTATTGCCCCGAAAGCCTTTGATGCCTACTATTGTGCTGGCATCTGTGGATTCCCCATGCCGAAG GTGGCCAGGCCTTCGAACCATGCTACCATTCAGAGCATAGTCCGAGCTGTCGGGATCATCCCGGGAGTTCCTGAACCCTGCTGTGTCCCGGAAAAAATGCGTCCATTGGCTGTTCTATACCAGGATGAATCTATGAACCCGGTGCTTAAGATCTACCCTAATATGTCTGTCCAGTCCTGCTCCTGTAGATAG
- the znf488 gene encoding zinc finger protein 488, whose protein sequence is MSDGVTMDHTFLPRTIWTSDSKLLQHPADLYTSVLVTRSIPAGTSFGPCLLQNTFYDTIAFIALKSTEKRAKPCVFRVDPEAMRNSSLVLSWLRLIQAARNREEQNTEAFLKAGQLYVRTTRDIQQDEELLVWYDQELSHLLGFTDLTKAPKEEFICGRCNQVFKHQYPFLAHCRFLCPQIRSDIWSSEVYEHKHMEMKRQHRVTDFHNIARDLEHKRPGSNQDAEISPKKKKFEDAFHPKWRKSVLLEKTNISNDHNITQLNKDFEQSAGEASSSDGNLKSDKTKLDNPGCKSDGQGEETKRAFTHEKEIGEQLPERDTDTGVQSCSTSAFSLVLSNNRGELKSAFCRPGTKRPPTIERQAHLTAPSSRLEEMSDAFSPRTVMGFNNLMASNILSGDLQALPSTVAVNNAFHYAPEHWSRNVGAQMQSTPSLTILPPTFTSLGVSVQNWCAKCNLSFRMTSDLVFHMRSHHKKEFTAESQVRKRREEKLTCPICHEYFRERHHLSRHMTSHN, encoded by the exons ATGTCCGACGG TGTGACGATGGATCACACCTTCCTGCCTCGGACCATCTGGACCAGTGACAGCAAACTCCTCCAGCATCCTGCGGATCTGTACACCAGCGTTTTGGTTACGCGCAGCATCCCCGCGGGCACCAGCTTCGGTCCATGTCTCCTGCAGAACACTTTCTATGACACTATTGCTTTCATCGCGCTGAAGTCCACGGAGAAAAGGGCGAAACCCTGTGTTTTCAGG GTCGACCCAGAGGCCATGCGTAATTCTTCCCTGGTGCTCTCCTGGCTGCGGCTCATACAGGCCGCGCGCAACAGGGAGGAGCAGAACACGGAGGCTTTCCTAAAAGCAGGCCAGCTGTACGTCCGAACCACACGGGACATCCAACAGGACGAGGAGCTGCTGGTCTGGTACGACCAGGAACTGTCTCACCTTTTGGGCTTTACAGACTTGACCAAAGCACCAAAGGAAG AGTTCATATGTGGGAGATGTAACCAGGTCTTCAAACACCAGTACCCATTTCTGGCTCACTGCCGATTCCTCTGTCCTCAAATCAGGAGTGACATCTGGAGCAGCGAGGTGTACGAGCACAAGCACATGGAAATGAAAAGGCAACACCGAGTGACAGATTTCCACAACATTGCCAGAGACTTGGAGCATAAAAGACCCGGCAGCAACCaggatgctgagatttcccccAAGAAGAAGAAATTCGAGGATGCGTTTCATCCCAAATGGAGAAAATCGGTTCTGCTGGAAAAGACCAACATTTCAAATGATCATAACATCACACAGCTTAACAAGGACTTCGAGCAATCAGCAGGAGAGGCCTCTTCATCAGATGGGAACCTGAAATCTGACAAGACGAAACTGGATAACCCGGGATGTAAAAGCGATGGCCAAGGTGAGGAAACCAAAAGGGCTTTTACGCACGAAAAAGAGATTGGTGAACAATTACCAGAGAGAGACACGGACACTGGGGTGCAGTCATGTAGCACCAGCGCCTTTTCTCTGGTGCTGTCTAACAACCGAGGAGAGCTGAAAAGCGCTTTTTGTAGACCTGGCACTAAAAGGCCCCCCACCATTGAGCGCCAGGCGCACCTGACAGCCCCCTCCAGCCGCCTGGAGGAGATGAGCGATGCCTTCAGCCCCAGGACTGTGATGGGCTTCAACAACCTGATGGCATCCAACATCCTGAGCGGTGACTTGCAGGCTCTCCCTTCCACGGTGGCGGTAAACAATGCTTTCCATTACGCACCGGAGCACTGGTCGAGAAACGTTGGCGCACAGATGCAGAGCACCCCCTCCCTCACCATCCTTCCTCCGACCTTCACTTCGTTGGGCGTATCTGTGCAGAACTGGTGCGCCAAATGTAACCTGTCCTTCCGCATGACCTCGGACCTAGTTTTCCACATGCGCTCCCACCACAAGAAGGAGTTCACGGCCGAGTCGcaggtgaggaagaggagggaggagaAGCTGACCTGCCCGATCTGCCACGAATACTTCCGTGAGCGGCACCACCTGTCCAGACACATGACTTCTCACAACTGA